One window of the Natronomonas marina genome contains the following:
- a CDS encoding type II toxin-antitoxin system HicB family antitoxin, translated as MSRVDAGDVDTPDREIRLVKNPDGQWTARDLRAEVTAQGQSRAAALDDLDAVVEAIDGDGGRAPTDEEIRDLGVDPQTAGEQSDDLPDVLQ; from the coding sequence ATGTCGCGAGTCGACGCGGGCGATGTCGACACTCCTGATCGAGAAATCCGGTTAGTGAAGAACCCGGATGGACAGTGGACGGCTCGTGACCTCCGTGCGGAGGTGACCGCCCAGGGGCAGAGTCGGGCGGCAGCACTCGACGATCTCGACGCCGTCGTCGAGGCCATCGACGGTGACGGAGGGCGTGCGCCGACCGACGAGGAGATTCGTGACCTGGGTGTTGATCCCCAGACAGCAGGCGAACAGAGTGACGACCTGCCCGACGTGTTGCAGTAG
- a CDS encoding ribonuclease H-like domain-containing protein — protein MTGLDTVAFDIETTGFDVDDQLTVVGFDTDIGSRIFLNTDGQAPPSNLEARVNEELATSVSISVQQTERALLWEMSTFVESTLAQRDAKLVAYNGERWNGGFDLPFLRTRLCYHEIDWPFTGLPYIDAMDVFETRFNTSGETLTGVYEELIGSGLTRLDPFADSKEAVEAWEAENFEPLVLHNVADIRRTRSLMRLAERYCSKSDFSMKSLDPVV, from the coding sequence ATGACGGGGCTCGACACCGTTGCGTTCGATATCGAGACAACCGGCTTTGACGTCGACGATCAACTGACTGTCGTCGGGTTCGACACGGATATTGGCTCCCGGATCTTTCTCAATACGGACGGGCAAGCACCGCCGTCAAATCTCGAAGCACGGGTCAACGAAGAACTGGCGACCTCAGTCTCGATATCGGTCCAGCAGACTGAACGGGCCTTGCTGTGGGAGATGAGTACGTTCGTTGAGTCGACACTCGCGCAGCGCGATGCGAAACTGGTCGCATATAATGGCGAACGATGGAACGGCGGGTTCGACCTCCCGTTCCTCCGTACACGGCTCTGTTACCACGAAATCGACTGGCCGTTCACTGGACTGCCGTACATCGACGCGATGGATGTCTTCGAGACACGGTTCAATACGTCGGGTGAGACGCTAACTGGCGTCTACGAAGAGCTCATCGGAAGTGGGTTAACCAGGCTTGATCCGTTCGCAGACAGCAAGGAAGCGGTTGAAGCGTGGGAAGCGGAGAACTTCGAGCCGCTCGTCCTCCACAATGTCGCGGATATCCGGCGGACACGGTCTTTGATGCGGCTAGCAGAGCGATACTGCTCGAAATCTGATTTCTCGATGAAATCGCTCGATCCAGTGGTGTGA
- a CDS encoding nucleotidyl transferase AbiEii/AbiGii toxin family protein yields MHEVFQVYVDVIPDTTELDGFRNVFGFKPPAEPLLAPVFEADKGSPLAEYVSWSPSAEKRIVSPELLAAMKIRSLPDRDTRHKRVKDLADLHGLLWYVTDYTDVKTGALEYVSDSDVAQFVDAVDDSIFEDAATLLQIESQLISDSINRLLR; encoded by the coding sequence ATGCACGAGGTGTTCCAAGTCTATGTCGATGTGATTCCGGATACCACCGAGCTAGACGGGTTCCGAAACGTATTCGGGTTCAAGCCACCCGCCGAACCGCTCCTGGCACCGGTCTTCGAAGCGGACAAGGGTTCGCCGTTGGCAGAATACGTGTCGTGGTCGCCGTCTGCCGAGAAACGGATCGTCTCACCAGAGTTACTGGCCGCGATGAAAATCCGTTCGCTCCCGGACAGAGATACGCGTCACAAACGAGTGAAGGACCTCGCTGACCTTCACGGCCTCCTCTGGTACGTCACAGACTACACGGACGTGAAGACTGGCGCATTGGAATACGTCTCCGACTCCGATGTGGCGCAATTTGTGGACGCGGTAGACGACTCCATATTTGAAGACGCAGCAACACTACTTCAGATTGAATCACAACTCATTAGCGACTCTATCAATCGGTTACTCCGGTGA
- a CDS encoding Cdc6/Cdc18 family protein has translation MIRDARVLRAGFVPREVEHRDAEVNHLSSVLEPITNGEPADTALVTGPSGAGKTCISKFVTERLREEVLDVEATYVNCWRNYTRFRTLYQILDDLGATIDIHRQSTPHDELVDRLQQHDGPRTVVILDEVDQLEDPGVIYDLHSLPQFAIICIANTEEELFSRVDDRLVSRLRSSEHVRMDRYHDEQLFDILSARVKWGLDEDVITDNQLYRIADAAAGDARLAIGILRTAASTADREHHERITDDMLLDAAEDARAQIKQKSLDSLTPHQRVVYDIVRDHGPLGPSKIHEYYSEAVDDPRTKRTVRTYLSKMEQYNLLEAEGTSRDREYSLVDSATASPM, from the coding sequence ATGATACGCGATGCTCGCGTCCTCCGTGCCGGGTTCGTCCCTCGGGAGGTCGAGCACCGCGACGCCGAGGTCAACCACCTCTCCAGCGTCCTCGAACCCATCACGAACGGCGAACCCGCCGACACCGCTCTCGTCACCGGCCCCAGCGGCGCCGGCAAGACCTGTATCTCCAAGTTCGTCACCGAACGGCTCCGCGAAGAGGTCCTCGACGTCGAGGCCACCTACGTCAACTGCTGGCGCAACTACACCCGATTCCGGACCCTCTACCAGATCCTCGACGACCTCGGCGCCACCATCGACATCCACCGACAGTCGACGCCGCACGACGAACTCGTCGACCGCCTCCAGCAGCACGACGGCCCGCGAACGGTCGTCATCCTCGACGAGGTCGACCAACTGGAGGACCCGGGCGTCATCTACGACCTCCACAGCCTCCCGCAGTTCGCGATCATCTGCATCGCGAACACCGAAGAAGAGCTGTTCAGTCGCGTCGACGACCGCCTCGTGAGTCGGCTCCGATCCAGCGAGCACGTCAGGATGGACAGGTACCACGACGAGCAACTCTTCGACATCCTGAGCGCCCGCGTGAAGTGGGGCCTCGACGAGGACGTCATCACTGACAACCAGCTCTATCGCATTGCTGATGCGGCCGCCGGCGACGCCCGCCTCGCCATCGGCATCCTTCGAACAGCGGCTAGCACGGCCGATCGCGAGCACCACGAGCGCATCACCGACGATATGCTCCTCGATGCCGCCGAGGATGCTCGCGCCCAGATCAAGCAGAAGAGCCTCGATTCACTCACCCCGCACCAGCGCGTCGTCTACGATATCGTCCGCGACCACGGGCCTCTCGGACCGAGCAAGATTCACGAGTACTATTCCGAGGCAGTTGACGACCCCCGGACGAAACGCACCGTCCGCACGTACCTCTCAAAGATGGAGCAGTACAACCTCCTCGAGGCGGAGGGGACGAGTCGGGACCGAGAGTACTCGCTCGTCGATTCGGCAACCGCATCGCCGATGTAG
- a CDS encoding type II toxin-antitoxin system VapC family toxin, giving the protein MAEPVETPIGTVTAEHFRPGSIRHQVVCGPKFLYALFNPQDQMHPISRAFMDFVRDGDLPYRRLVVNDHIVDEAATRLKKQASMRNAATFLTTLDKSDLYQLESVTPEVFGDATDTFIEWTDLDASLTDFIVASHMAELEVDHILTYDRHYDTFDVTTLPYRSQK; this is encoded by the coding sequence ATGGCAGAACCAGTTGAGACACCGATTGGCACGGTGACCGCTGAACACTTTCGACCGGGTTCGATACGTCACCAAGTCGTCTGTGGCCCGAAGTTCCTCTATGCGCTGTTCAATCCGCAGGATCAGATGCATCCCATCTCACGTGCATTCATGGATTTTGTCCGCGACGGTGATCTCCCATATCGACGACTGGTCGTGAACGACCATATCGTCGACGAAGCTGCGACCCGCCTCAAAAAACAGGCGTCGATGCGAAACGCCGCGACGTTTCTGACGACGCTCGATAAGAGTGATCTCTATCAACTCGAATCAGTTACTCCGGAGGTATTCGGTGATGCGACGGACACGTTTATTGAATGGACCGACCTCGATGCTTCCCTGACTGATTTCATCGTCGCGTCACACATGGCCGAGTTAGAGGTCGATCACATCCTCACGTACGACCGACATTACGACACCTTCGACGTTACGACGCTCCCCTATCGGAGTCAAAAGTAA
- a CDS encoding transposase encodes MGVALLDLVETALRVAKQALGNRAGKPDSGGLAREAHIVAHCIRKEEGHSYAELVDRVSLMPAVCDRLGIHPDAPPDPTTFYHSFDRYAMYVWRALLRISAQQHPQSGHAALDSTFFEREQASQHYLQRCGRSVKTIKATTLTDTESLAVLDVHCCIEREHDTRAGPRVVRRNADDLRAVAADNGFQDWHTEYEVAALDIDYLVHYRGSTAKATANNALIRAKGYTQRWMAETSYSTVKRTQDSALRSRFWYRQFREIVLLFALNNLKKLAKTL; translated from the coding sequence ATGGGCGTCGCGTTGCTCGACCTCGTTGAGACAGCACTACGTGTAGCTAAACAAGCGTTGGGGAATCGAGCGGGCAAGCCCGACTCGGGCGGGCTTGCCCGCGAGGCCCACATCGTCGCGCACTGTATTCGCAAAGAAGAAGGTCACAGCTACGCCGAACTCGTTGATCGAGTGAGCCTCATGCCAGCGGTGTGTGATCGGCTCGGCATCCACCCAGACGCACCGCCTGATCCAACCACGTTCTACCACTCCTTCGACCGCTACGCGATGTACGTCTGGCGGGCGTTGCTGCGCATCTCCGCGCAGCAACACCCGCAGTCTGGTCACGCCGCATTAGACAGCACGTTCTTTGAACGGGAACAAGCCTCACAACACTACCTCCAGCGGTGTGGGCGAAGCGTCAAGACGATCAAAGCGACGACGCTGACCGATACAGAATCGTTGGCGGTGCTGGATGTCCACTGTTGTATCGAGCGTGAACACGATACAAGGGCTGGCCCGCGGGTCGTCCGCCGGAACGCGGACGACCTGCGGGCCGTCGCCGCCGATAACGGCTTCCAAGACTGGCACACTGAGTACGAGGTCGCTGCACTGGACATCGACTACCTCGTTCACTACCGCGGTTCAACAGCGAAGGCAACTGCGAATAACGCACTCATCCGGGCAAAGGGCTACACGCAGCGATGGATGGCAGAAACGTCCTACTCGACGGTCAAGCGAACACAGGACTCCGCCCTGCGTTCGCGGTTCTGGTACCGACAGTTCCGTGAGATCGTTCTCTTGTTCGCTCTCAACAACCTCAAGAAGCTCGCCAAAACGTTATGA
- a CDS encoding UPF0175 family protein has translation MHMPRTTSTIPEDLHRLVEGSVEAGIFENKSDAVRCVLREYFDRNEAARNAAAVHNYDTEDASLGTAARLADVSRSGMRTVLREHNVEIEATDEPESGAQDGDASDNQSALDAFDPSE, from the coding sequence ATGCACATGCCGCGAACGACGAGTACGATTCCTGAGGACCTGCATCGACTAGTTGAAGGGAGCGTCGAAGCCGGAATCTTCGAGAACAAGAGCGATGCCGTTCGGTGTGTATTACGGGAGTACTTCGATCGCAACGAAGCTGCTCGCAATGCGGCAGCCGTACATAATTACGACACGGAGGATGCAAGCCTTGGGACAGCAGCTCGGTTAGCGGATGTCTCCCGGTCCGGTATGCGGACGGTTCTTCGCGAGCATAATGTCGAGATCGAAGCCACCGATGAGCCTGAATCGGGGGCCCAAGACGGTGACGCATCCGACAACCAGTCAGCGCTTGACGCCTTCGACCCCTCTGAATAG
- a CDS encoding winged helix-turn-helix domain-containing protein: MADTDRQPTEEVRQPEPPLPEDSGLTLEEYLAMQQAIGHPTRFRILRTLVANDELSAADLKAAVDVESHNFHYHLDELVDVGLVDKRQRRTADSQGFYTYYRPTAMGRGILEHGVEELMHREREFNDAYS; this comes from the coding sequence ATGGCCGACACCGATCGCCAGCCAACTGAGGAGGTTCGCCAGCCCGAGCCGCCGCTTCCCGAGGATAGCGGGCTGACGCTCGAGGAGTATCTCGCGATGCAACAGGCGATTGGCCACCCGACGCGGTTCCGGATCCTCCGCACGCTCGTCGCCAACGACGAACTGAGTGCTGCCGATCTCAAGGCCGCGGTCGATGTCGAATCCCACAATTTTCACTACCATCTCGACGAACTGGTCGACGTCGGGCTCGTCGACAAGCGCCAGCGGCGGACCGCTGACAGCCAGGGCTTCTATACGTACTACCGGCCGACGGCAATGGGGCGGGGTATTCTTGAGCACGGTGTCGAAGAGCTGATGCACCGTGAACGGGAGTTCAACGACGCCTATTCATAA